Proteins from a single region of Flavobacterium sp. YJ01:
- a CDS encoding PhoH family protein, whose amino-acid sequence MNERIIELVDIAPKEFWGAQDSHLEIIKKYYPKLKIVARGTTLKAFGEKDVLDEFEKRFQRLMLHFTRYNNIDDNVIERVIMSDGQEDKRSYDHDKILVHGVGGKIIKAMTPNQQLLVDTIKKNDMVFAIGPAGTGKTYTGVAMAVKMLKDKEVKRIILTRPAVEAGENLGFLPGDMKEKLDPYMQPLYDALRDMLPNEKLEDYILKGIIQIAPLAFMRGRTLDNAFVILDEAQNTTHSQMKMFLTRMGKNAKFMITGDPGQVDLPRRTISGLKEAILVLKDIDGIGIIYLDDKDIVRHRLVKKVIDAYKQIENHD is encoded by the coding sequence TTGAACGAAAGAATAATCGAGCTAGTAGATATTGCACCAAAAGAATTTTGGGGCGCTCAGGACAGCCATCTAGAGATCATTAAAAAGTATTACCCAAAGCTTAAAATCGTAGCGCGAGGGACAACTTTAAAAGCATTTGGCGAAAAAGATGTTTTAGATGAATTCGAAAAAAGATTTCAAAGATTAATGCTTCATTTTACCCGTTACAATAATATTGATGATAATGTAATTGAACGTGTAATTATGAGTGATGGTCAAGAAGATAAAAGATCTTATGATCATGACAAAATCTTAGTTCATGGTGTTGGCGGTAAAATTATCAAAGCGATGACGCCAAATCAGCAATTACTTGTTGATACCATTAAGAAAAATGATATGGTCTTTGCTATTGGTCCTGCTGGAACCGGAAAAACATATACCGGTGTTGCTATGGCGGTTAAAATGCTAAAAGATAAAGAAGTAAAAAGGATCATTCTAACACGTCCTGCGGTAGAAGCCGGAGAAAATCTAGGATTTCTGCCTGGAGACATGAAAGAAAAACTTGATCCTTATATGCAACCATTGTATGATGCGTTGCGTGATATGCTTCCGAATGAAAAACTTGAGGATTATATTTTGAAAGGAATTATCCAGATTGCGCCGCTTGCCTTTATGCGTGGGCGTACGCTTGATAATGCTTTCGTAATTCTTGATGAAGCCCAAAACACCACACACTCACAAATGAAAATGTTTTTGACTCGTATGGGAAAAAACGCCAAATTTATGATTACGGGTGATCCTGGACAGGTCGATTTACCACGAAGAACTATTTCTGGTCTTAAAGAAGCAATTTTGGTTCTGAAAGACATTGACGGAATCGGAATTATTTATCTGGATGATAAAGATATCGTGCGTCACAGATTGGTTAAAAAGGTAATTGACGCTTATAAACAAATCGAAAATCACGATTAA
- a CDS encoding SAM-dependent chlorinase/fluorinase encodes MSIITLTTDYGLKDHFVGSLKGKILSENPEVQIIDISHDIDPFNTAEASYIIGASYTSFPKGTVHLIGVDIERNKENQHIAMQWNDHYFICADNGILSMLTQKIVPQKIVAINIHDRFPIEATDLDIFIQVASHLAKGGLLNVIGKEITAIKEATELQAVVASDGNSLKGYVIYIDHFGNIVTNISKKQFLEVSRGRPYEIIMKSKNIKTILPNYSAIATSDKYPIKNYEGEKLAIFNEAGFLEIAIFRSNPSKVGSANSLLGLNYRDVITIKFS; translated from the coding sequence ATGTCAATAATTACCCTTACAACAGACTACGGCTTGAAAGATCACTTTGTGGGATCGCTGAAGGGTAAAATACTTTCTGAAAATCCAGAAGTTCAGATTATTGACATTTCTCATGACATTGATCCTTTTAATACTGCCGAAGCAAGTTACATTATTGGCGCTTCTTACACGAGCTTTCCGAAAGGAACTGTACATTTAATTGGTGTCGATATTGAGCGTAATAAAGAGAATCAGCATATTGCGATGCAGTGGAATGACCACTATTTTATTTGTGCCGATAACGGAATCCTGAGTATGCTTACGCAGAAAATTGTGCCGCAGAAAATTGTGGCAATTAACATTCACGATCGTTTTCCTATTGAAGCAACAGATTTGGATATTTTTATTCAGGTCGCTTCACATTTGGCTAAAGGCGGATTACTAAATGTTATCGGAAAAGAAATTACAGCAATAAAAGAGGCAACCGAATTGCAAGCTGTTGTGGCAAGCGACGGAAATTCTTTAAAAGGTTACGTAATTTACATCGATCATTTTGGAAACATTGTAACTAATATTTCTAAAAAACAATTCTTAGAAGTTTCGCGCGGACGCCCGTACGAAATTATAATGAAGTCGAAAAACATCAAAACAATTCTGCCTAATTATTCTGCCATTGCGACTTCAGACAAATATCCTATTAAGAACTATGAAGGAGAAAAACTGGCTATTTTTAACGAAGCTGGCTTTCTCGAAATTGCCATTTTTAGAAGTAATCCTTCTAAAGTCGGCTCAGCAAATAGTTTGTTGGGATTGAATTATCGCGATGTGATTACGATTAAGTTTTCTTAG
- a CDS encoding DUF1801 domain-containing protein, whose product MKQLDDFYLNQEEPIKGIFLALKEIILKQDQDITNTLKYGMPFFSYKGKMFCYFWIHKKFKQPYIGIVEGKHFDEPFLIQEKRSRMKIMMFDVNEDLPLEQIEFVIQKAINLYKSGIVKI is encoded by the coding sequence ATGAAACAATTAGACGATTTCTACCTAAACCAAGAAGAACCTATAAAAGGAATATTTTTAGCATTAAAAGAAATCATTCTAAAACAAGATCAAGACATTACAAATACATTAAAATACGGAATGCCTTTTTTCTCTTATAAAGGAAAAATGTTCTGCTATTTCTGGATTCATAAAAAATTCAAACAGCCTTATATAGGAATTGTAGAAGGAAAACATTTTGATGAACCATTTTTGATACAAGAAAAGCGATCGAGAATGAAAATTATGATGTTTGATGTAAATGAAGATTTGCCTTTGGAACAAATTGAATTTGTAATTCAAAAAGCTATAAATTTATACAAATCTGGAATTGTTAAGATTTAA